The genomic stretch TGCATCTCCGTCGAGTTTTGTGAGGACGACTCCTGTGAGCCCGAGATGTTCATGGAACGTGGCAGCTACATTGACGGCCTCCTGTCCTGTCATCGAATCTACGACCAACAGTATCTCCGTCGGAGGTACCGTGCGCTTCATGCGCTCAAGTTCCTGCATGAGTTCGTCGTCCATCTGGAGGCGTCCTGCCGTGTCAAGTATTATCATATCGCAGAGGTGGTTTTCTGCGTAAGCTATCGAATTTGAAGCTACTTTTACCGGATCATTCTCTCCCTGTGCGGGACCGAAGAATGCAACGCCGGCTTTTTCAGCGAGCACGCGGAGCTGCTCTACTGCCGCAGGTCTGCGGAGGTCACATGCTACGACGAGAGGCTTATGCCCCTTTGCCATTCTCTTTGCTATCTTGACGGCTGTAGTAGTTTTACCTGAGCCCTGAAGCCCCACCATCATGTATATCGTCGGGGGCTTTGGCGATACAGCGAGGGGGACAGGCGCGTCCCCCATAATTTTTATAAGCTCTTCATAAACTATCGTGAATATAAGCTGGGCCGGAGTTATTGAATCCAAAACGGTCTGCCCCGTTGCGCGGACTCTTATAGCTTCGGTAACTTCCTTGACGACCTTATAGTTTACGTCCGCCTCAAGCAGTGCGCGGCGCACTTCACGGAGCGCTTCGCTGATATCCTCCGCTGTGAGCTTTCCCTTACCTCTTAGCGAGGCAAATATGTTTTCAAATCTTTCTTT from Synergistaceae bacterium encodes the following:
- the ffh gene encoding signal recognition particle protein is translated as MFDSLKERFENIFASLRGKGKLTAEDISEALREVRRALLEADVNYKVVKEVTEAIRVRATGQTVLDSITPAQLIFTIVYEELIKIMGDAPVPLAVSPKPPTIYMMVGLQGSGKTTTAVKIAKRMAKGHKPLVVACDLRRPAAVEQLRVLAEKAGVAFFGPAQGENDPVKVASNSIAYAENHLCDMIILDTAGRLQMDDELMQELERMKRTVPPTEILLVVDSMTGQEAVNVAATFHEHLGLTGVVLTKLDGDARGGPSLAIRASTGVPIKLAGCGEKTEDLEVFDARRMAQRIIGMGDMEGLLEKVQSATSEADISRMTESLKKNRFTMEDMLLQLQQIQKLGPLEKVLEMLPIPGASKALKDAKIDPKRMKQTEAIILSMTLKERRNPEIIKGSRRRRIAEGSGTTVQMVNQVLAQYEQMKTMMKSFGKMSDGGRGFKMPPGMMGGMGGFGGGRRGFFK